A single genomic interval of Phocoenobacter uteri harbors:
- the mepM gene encoding murein DD-endopeptidase MepM yields MDDFSVDDISDDSTNIEIDKSDTAEKENAVEKEEANDIKESGENQDDTVEKKPEIIPKQDNEDLHINDQFNHIVTQNDTLKTIFEHQGLDPEIAQKLLQDFPDLAHLKAGQQFYWVTNNDGDIEYMDWLVSYREEQVFQLVAQDKFKREVLVKKGIWKEKVLKGKVSGNLSSSLQKLGLSSRQVYQLVQGLKPQLSLKHLRNGDKIEVLANCEFIDDKLVTLGKVEALRLIRGKEVYYSILADNGHYYGENGAVINKSQFSRYPLRFRPRISSHFNLHRRHPITRRVRPHKGVDFGLKIGTLVIAPADGVVTRVAYQRNGAGKYIKIKHGSKYETVYMHLSRSLVKIGQKVKKGQHIAYSGNTGRSTGPHLHYEFHINGRAVNPMTVHLPGIASHSVMSNKERKAYLTKVKKVIAKFK; encoded by the coding sequence ATGGATGATTTCTCCGTTGATGATATTAGCGATGATTCAACAAACATAGAGATCGATAAAAGTGATACTGCTGAGAAAGAAAATGCAGTAGAAAAAGAAGAAGCGAATGATATTAAAGAAAGCGGAGAAAATCAGGATGACACTGTTGAAAAAAAGCCTGAAATAATACCGAAACAAGATAATGAAGATTTACATATCAACGATCAATTCAATCATATTGTTACGCAAAATGATACATTAAAAACTATTTTTGAACATCAAGGATTAGATCCTGAAATTGCACAAAAATTATTACAGGATTTTCCTGATTTAGCCCATTTAAAAGCTGGTCAACAGTTCTATTGGGTCACTAATAATGATGGTGATATTGAGTATATGGATTGGCTCGTCTCTTATAGAGAAGAGCAAGTTTTCCAATTAGTTGCACAAGATAAATTTAAACGTGAAGTGCTTGTTAAAAAAGGCATTTGGAAAGAGAAAGTTTTAAAAGGGAAAGTTTCAGGTAATCTCAGTTCAAGCTTGCAAAAATTAGGTTTATCTTCTCGTCAAGTTTATCAGTTAGTTCAAGGGCTAAAACCACAGCTCTCATTAAAGCATTTACGTAACGGTGATAAGATTGAGGTGCTAGCAAATTGCGAATTTATCGATGATAAATTAGTCACCTTAGGAAAAGTTGAAGCGTTACGTCTCATTCGTGGTAAAGAAGTTTATTATTCAATCTTGGCTGATAATGGCCATTATTATGGTGAGAATGGTGCTGTAATAAATAAATCACAATTCTCACGTTATCCATTACGTTTTAGACCTCGAATTAGTTCACATTTTAATTTGCATCGCCGCCATCCTATTACACGCAGAGTGAGACCACATAAAGGGGTGGATTTTGGGCTTAAAATTGGTACGTTAGTTATTGCACCCGCTGATGGTGTTGTTACACGAGTGGCATATCAACGTAATGGTGCGGGCAAATATATTAAAATTAAACACGGTTCAAAATATGAAACTGTGTATATGCATTTAAGTCGTTCATTAGTTAAAATTGGACAAAAAGTGAAGAAAGGGCAACATATTGCTTACTCTGGGAATACAGGGCGTTCTACAGGACCTCATTTACATTATGAATTCCATATCAATGGGCGAGCGGTTAACCCAATGACGGTGCATTTACCTGGTATTGCTTCACATTCAGTAATGTCAAACAAAGAACGTAAAGCCTATTTAACAAAAGTAAAAAAAGTAATAGCAAAATTTAAATAA
- the znuC gene encoding zinc ABC transporter ATP-binding protein ZnuC, producing the protein MTKITPLISLKNINVYFNTQHVLQNIHLDIYPNTITTIVGPNGGGKSTLLKVLLKLLPPKSGEVIHAKNLKIGYVPQKLHIENSMPMSVVKFLSLKPQSTKKMIQDVLALFSIEHLAENQLQKLSGGEMQRVLLARAMLNSPQILILDEPMQGVDITGQTELYQLLNKMRSLLNCAILMVSHDLNIVMANTDEVLCVNHHICCSGTPEKITNDPKFIDFFGDQFAKNIALYSHHHNHHHDLHGDVCTNCHCKD; encoded by the coding sequence ATGACTAAAATTACACCGCTTATTTCATTGAAAAATATCAATGTTTATTTCAATACCCAACACGTATTACAAAATATCCATTTAGATATTTACCCAAATACGATAACCACCATTGTAGGCCCAAATGGTGGGGGAAAATCAACACTACTCAAAGTATTGTTAAAATTACTTCCGCCAAAGAGTGGCGAGGTTATTCACGCTAAGAATTTGAAAATAGGTTACGTCCCTCAAAAATTGCATATTGAAAATTCAATGCCAATGAGTGTCGTTAAATTTTTGTCATTAAAACCACAATCGACAAAGAAAATGATTCAAGATGTGTTAGCCCTATTTTCAATTGAACACCTTGCAGAAAATCAGTTACAGAAACTCTCAGGGGGTGAAATGCAACGTGTATTACTCGCCCGAGCAATGTTAAATTCGCCACAAATTTTGATTTTGGACGAACCAATGCAAGGGGTTGATATCACAGGGCAAACGGAACTTTATCAACTTTTAAATAAAATGCGTTCGTTACTAAATTGTGCCATTTTAATGGTCTCCCACGATCTCAATATTGTGATGGCAAACACCGATGAAGTGTTGTGTGTAAATCATCATATTTGTTGCTCTGGTACACCTGAAAAAATTACAAATGATCCCAAATTTATTGATTTCTTTGGGGATCAATTTGCGAAAAATATCGCACTTTACTCACATCATCACAATCATCATCACGACTTACACGGCGATGTTTGTACAAATTGTCATTGCAAAGATTAA
- the znuB gene encoding zinc ABC transporter permease subunit ZnuB, which translates to MFEILFPAWLAGTLLAFITAPLGSFVVWRKMAYFGDTLSHSALLGVALGIFLQINPYIAVILMTIILALILAWLEHRTDFAVDTMLGIIAHSCLSLGVITISLLDNVRVDLMAYLFGDLLAIDFYDVKIIAIGVIFIASLLGYFWKKLLSITISPELAQIEGLNVTRLRLLLMLLTALTIALSMKFVGALIITSLLIIPCATARRFAKSPENMTAYAILFSVLSVTGGLLFSGLKDTPAGPSVVICAATIFMLSLWKKER; encoded by the coding sequence ATGTTTGAAATTTTATTTCCAGCTTGGTTAGCTGGCACGCTACTGGCGTTTATTACAGCCCCTCTTGGCTCTTTTGTTGTATGGCGAAAAATGGCTTATTTTGGCGATACCCTCTCTCATTCTGCATTACTCGGTGTGGCATTAGGCATATTTTTACAAATCAATCCTTATATTGCTGTTATTTTGATGACCATTATTCTCGCCTTGATTCTCGCTTGGCTGGAACATCGAACAGATTTTGCCGTTGATACAATGCTTGGTATTATCGCCCACAGCTGCCTTTCTTTGGGGGTTATTACGATTAGCTTATTGGATAACGTAAGAGTAGATTTAATGGCTTATCTATTCGGGGATCTGCTCGCAATTGATTTCTATGATGTCAAAATCATTGCCATTGGCGTTATTTTTATCGCCTCATTACTCGGGTATTTTTGGAAAAAACTACTTTCAATTACCATTAGCCCAGAATTGGCTCAAATTGAAGGCTTAAATGTGACTCGATTACGTTTATTACTGATGTTATTAACCGCATTAACCATTGCACTGAGTATGAAATTTGTCGGTGCATTGATAATCACATCATTACTGATTATCCCTTGTGCAACAGCAAGACGATTTGCAAAAAGTCCTGAAAATATGACCGCTTATGCGATCTTATTTAGCGTGCTTTCTGTTACTGGCGGACTGCTCTTTTCAGGGCTTAAAGATACCCCAGCAGGGCCTTCTGTTGTAATTTGTGCCGCAACAATTTTTATGCTTTCCCTTTGGAAAAAAGAGCGTTAA
- a CDS encoding class II glutamine amidotransferase, translated as MCQLLGMNCNTPTDISFSFEGFRRRAGVTDKHSDGFGIAFFEGKGVRIFRDNQPAAFSPLGDVVKNYRIKSFNVIAHIRQATQGAVNIENTHPFIREIWGENWVFAHNGTVEDLEICPNNHYQPIGTTDSERAFCCMAAELKKRFSEKPTERELFNAVVDISEEIATKGVFNFILSNGEWMIARCATKLHYVTRKHPFSKVFREDDVVIDFSQYTTEQDKVTIITTQPLTKNEEWIEMKNGGYVFFKDGDKVFEIVGTLPPCKAHV; from the coding sequence ATGTGCCAATTATTAGGAATGAATTGCAATACACCAACAGATATTTCTTTTTCTTTTGAAGGATTTCGACGTCGTGCCGGCGTCACAGATAAACACTCAGACGGTTTTGGTATCGCCTTTTTTGAAGGTAAAGGCGTTCGAATTTTTAGAGATAATCAACCCGCTGCATTTTCGCCATTAGGTGATGTGGTTAAAAATTATCGTATTAAATCCTTTAATGTGATCGCTCATATCCGCCAAGCGACGCAAGGGGCGGTGAATATTGAAAATACCCACCCTTTTATTCGTGAAATTTGGGGTGAAAACTGGGTGTTTGCCCATAATGGTACAGTTGAAGATTTAGAAATTTGCCCAAATAATCATTATCAGCCGATAGGTACAACGGATTCGGAACGTGCTTTTTGTTGTATGGCAGCAGAATTAAAAAAACGCTTTTCAGAAAAACCAACAGAGCGTGAACTTTTTAATGCGGTAGTGGATATTTCAGAAGAAATTGCGACAAAAGGAGTGTTTAATTTTATCCTTTCTAATGGTGAATGGATGATTGCTCGCTGTGCCACAAAACTGCATTATGTCACACGTAAACACCCATTTAGCAAAGTATTTCGTGAAGATGATGTTGTGATTGATTTTAGTCAATACACCACAGAACAAGATAAAGTGACCATTATCACCACTCAACCGCTCACTAAAAATGAAGAATGGATAGAAATGAAAAATGGTGGCTATGTTTTCTTTAAAGATGGTGACAAAGTCTTTGAAATCGTCGGGACGTTACCACCTTGTAAAGCACACGTGTAA
- a CDS encoding RidA family protein: protein MTQFIHTEKAPAAIGPYVQAVDLGNMIITSGQLPIDPATGEFPADIVKQARQSLENVKAIVEQAGLSVADIVKTTIFVKDLNDFAAVNAEYDAFFKENNHPQFPARSCVEVARLPKDAGIEIEAIAVRK from the coding sequence ATGACTCAATTTATCCATACAGAAAAAGCCCCTGCTGCAATCGGTCCTTATGTACAAGCCGTTGATTTAGGCAATATGATCATCACATCTGGTCAGTTACCTATCGATCCAGCCACCGGCGAATTTCCAGCGGATATCGTAAAACAAGCACGTCAATCTCTTGAAAATGTGAAAGCGATTGTTGAGCAAGCAGGTTTGAGCGTGGCGGACATTGTGAAAACAACCATTTTCGTTAAAGATTTAAACGATTTTGCCGCAGTTAATGCAGAATATGATGCCTTCTTTAAAGAAAATAATCACCCTCAATTCCCTGCTCGTTCTTGTGTGGAAGTGGCTCGTTTACCAAAAGACGCGGGCATTGAAATTGAAGCTATCGCTGTAAGAAAATAA
- the pgeF gene encoding peptidoglycan editing factor PgeF produces the protein MTNIRVIQPSWDIPKHIQAFTTLRTGGESLFPFDSLNLGDHVGDDPIAVANNRKRLLLSQNLPNPPIYLTQTHSTRVITLPYSGDNLEADAVYTHQPNQVCLVMTADCLPVLFCNKEGTEVAAAHAGWRGLCDGILEETVKKFQSLASEISVWLAPAISQKAFQVGDDVREQFCDVDPQAISAFKADPNEKGKYFADLYQLATQRLNTLGITQISGGEHCTYSEKNKFFSYRRDGQTGRMASLIWIKPQI, from the coding sequence ATGACAAATATTCGTGTTATCCAACCAAGTTGGGATATACCAAAACACATTCAGGCTTTCACTACCTTGCGAACAGGTGGCGAAAGCCTTTTCCCTTTTGATAGCTTAAATTTAGGCGATCACGTGGGGGATGACCCCATTGCCGTAGCTAATAATCGTAAGCGGTTACTTTTATCACAAAATTTACCAAATCCACCGATTTATCTGACCCAAACCCACAGCACCCGAGTGATTACCCTCCCCTATTCAGGCGATAATTTAGAGGCAGATGCGGTTTATACCCATCAACCAAATCAAGTTTGCTTAGTGATGACGGCAGATTGTTTGCCTGTGTTATTTTGTAATAAAGAGGGAACGGAAGTCGCGGCAGCTCACGCAGGCTGGCGAGGTTTATGCGATGGAATTTTAGAAGAAACCGTTAAGAAATTTCAAAGCCTTGCTTCTGAAATCAGTGTATGGCTCGCCCCAGCAATCAGTCAAAAAGCCTTTCAAGTTGGTGATGATGTACGAGAACAATTTTGTGATGTCGATCCACAAGCGATCTCCGCCTTTAAAGCAGATCCTAATGAAAAAGGAAAATATTTTGCGGATCTTTATCAGCTCGCCACGCAACGTTTAAACACATTAGGCATTACGCAAATTTCTGGCGGTGAGCATTGCACATATAGTGAAAAAAATAAGTTTTTCTCTTATCGCCGTGATGGACAAACAGGCAGAATGGCAAGCCTGATTTGGATAAAACCGCAAATATAA
- a CDS encoding D-hexose-6-phosphate mutarotase → MLNIQPQFIKQIAPTLSLQQYNEIPMIVLDHPVGQAIISLQGAHLLSWQPKHTAQNVLWLSEVEPFKLGTAIRGGVPVCYPWFGGKSSPSHGYARISMWQLSDYQITEDNATLAFSLFSDDDLIEAKITMTFSDSCELNFKHYGVENAEVALHSYFNIADINPISVEGLPTSCFNSLTQQPEQVPSPRQVAENIDCIYAISNNATHHIVDPIYQRNIEISHKNASNTVFWNPWHKATSGMSEEGYKTMVCVETARIDKPLSQSDQVSVIIKVA, encoded by the coding sequence ATGTTAAACATTCAACCTCAATTTATCAAACAAATCGCCCCAACGCTTAGCTTACAGCAATATAATGAAATTCCTATGATCGTCTTAGATCATCCCGTTGGACAAGCGATCATTTCACTACAAGGGGCACATTTATTAAGTTGGCAGCCTAAACACACCGCTCAAAATGTACTCTGGTTGAGTGAGGTTGAACCCTTTAAACTTGGCACTGCGATTCGTGGCGGTGTACCGGTTTGTTATCCTTGGTTTGGCGGTAAAAGCTCGCCTTCGCACGGCTATGCTCGCATTTCAATGTGGCAATTAAGTGATTATCAAATCACTGAAGACAACGCAACATTAGCATTTTCACTTTTTTCTGATGATGATCTGATTGAAGCAAAAATCACAATGACGTTTTCAGATAGCTGTGAACTTAACTTTAAACACTATGGCGTGGAAAATGCCGAAGTGGCATTGCATAGCTATTTTAATATCGCAGATATCAATCCTATCTCGGTGGAAGGTTTGCCAACAAGTTGCTTCAATTCACTGACCCAACAACCAGAACAAGTGCCTTCGCCACGCCAAGTTGCTGAAAATATTGACTGTATTTATGCGATTTCAAACAATGCAACGCATCACATTGTTGATCCTATTTATCAACGTAATATTGAAATCTCTCATAAAAATGCAAGTAATACCGTATTTTGGAATCCGTGGCATAAAGCAACCAGCGGAATGAGTGAAGAGGGTTATAAAACAATGGTTTGTGTGGAAACTGCCCGTATTGATAAACCGTTATCACAAAGTGATCAGGTTTCAGTTATCATCAAAGTAGCTTAG
- the gntR gene encoding gluconate operon transcriptional repressor GntR — protein sequence MTKNKRPTLQDIASHLGITKMTVSRYLRNPDSVAEATRKKIAVAIEEFGYIPNRAPDILSNAKSHAIGVLVPSLTNQVFANVIKGIETVTDPAGYQTMLAHYGYSIKKEEQRIESLLSYNVDGLILSENHHSPRTLKMLKTANIPVIEIMECSEIGGYQAIGFDNVAAAQSMTETIINRGHKNIVYFCARMDKRTQLKMQGYQQAMQKHALTPRCIITEESSSFSLGAKQLHQALKQYPDINGIFCTNDDLAIGALFECQRLGIAVPKQIAIAGFHGHNVGQSMTPQLATVITPRLEIGKVAATQLLERLNNHPQQSHIINLGYQIHLGESI from the coding sequence ATGACAAAAAACAAACGCCCAACATTACAAGATATTGCCTCACATTTAGGGATTACTAAGATGACGGTAAGCCGTTATTTGCGTAATCCTGATTCAGTGGCAGAGGCAACGCGTAAAAAGATAGCTGTTGCGATTGAAGAATTCGGCTATATTCCAAATCGAGCCCCTGATATTCTTTCTAATGCCAAAAGCCACGCTATTGGTGTGCTTGTTCCTTCTTTAACCAACCAAGTGTTTGCTAATGTGATTAAAGGCATTGAAACCGTTACCGATCCTGCTGGCTATCAAACAATGCTTGCTCACTACGGTTATAGCATTAAAAAAGAAGAACAACGTATTGAAAGTTTGCTTTCTTATAATGTTGATGGCTTGATTTTGTCTGAAAATCATCATAGCCCTCGTACCTTAAAAATGCTGAAAACAGCGAATATTCCCGTGATAGAAATTATGGAATGCTCAGAGATTGGGGGATATCAAGCTATCGGTTTTGATAATGTGGCAGCCGCTCAATCAATGACTGAAACTATCATAAATAGAGGGCATAAAAATATTGTCTATTTTTGTGCGAGAATGGATAAACGTACCCAACTGAAAATGCAAGGCTATCAACAAGCAATGCAAAAACACGCTTTAACACCACGCTGTATCATTACGGAAGAATCCTCATCTTTCAGCTTAGGGGCGAAACAATTACACCAAGCATTAAAACAATATCCTGATATAAATGGGATTTTTTGCACCAATGATGACTTAGCCATCGGGGCATTATTTGAATGTCAGCGTTTGGGTATTGCAGTACCAAAGCAAATTGCCATCGCAGGCTTTCACGGACACAATGTCGGTCAATCAATGACACCTCAACTTGCCACCGTTATCACGCCTCGTTTGGAAATCGGCAAAGTTGCTGCAACGCAATTGTTAGAACGTTTAAATAATCACCCCCAACAAAGCCATATTATCAATTTAGGCTATCAAATTCATTTAGGCGAAAGTATTTAA
- the folB gene encoding dihydroneopterin aldolase, producing the protein MMDIIFIKELTVFASVGVYDWEKTIKQRLVFNIEMAWDFEKAAQSDDVANCLNYATVSQAVIKFVESQHFDLVETIAYRLVKLLKVRFNIPWIKIELHKPQAVAQANSVGVIVERGSRLVHK; encoded by the coding sequence ATGATGGATATTATATTTATAAAAGAACTTACTGTTTTTGCCTCTGTGGGCGTTTATGACTGGGAAAAAACGATTAAACAACGTTTAGTGTTTAATATTGAGATGGCGTGGGATTTTGAAAAAGCGGCTCAATCGGATGATGTTGCAAACTGTTTAAACTATGCAACTGTTTCTCAAGCTGTTATCAAATTTGTAGAATCACAACATTTTGATCTAGTTGAAACTATCGCTTACCGATTAGTAAAATTATTAAAAGTAAGATTTAATATTCCGTGGATCAAAATTGAGTTGCACAAGCCACAAGCTGTTGCACAAGCTAACAGCGTTGGCGTAATTGTAGAAAGAGGATCAAGATTAGTGCATAAATAG
- the cdd gene encoding cytidine deaminase, producing the protein MQNNTISERLMQLAQQENNAVVSAIIDHLSIHSFKGQLSANTVEEFCQTFQLSTIELALNCLSIASCYGLTPISNFNVGAVAIGKSGTFYFGANQEYNSVAIAQTVHAEQSAISHAWHADEESITDIVVNYTPCGHCRQFLNELNVSSNLKVHLPHSQNNLLHSYLPDSFGPKDLNISKLLFDEQDHKFTLNRNDNVAQSALQALNKSHAPYSQAFCGVALSLDNGEVITGRYVENAAFNPSFPPLQSALNYRRLNSLSEVKINRIVMVEKEAGLSHKQVTESLAKAYLDIDIEYIKI; encoded by the coding sequence ATGCAAAATAACACTATCTCAGAACGTTTAATGCAATTAGCACAACAAGAAAATAACGCTGTCGTTTCAGCTATTATTGATCACCTCTCAATTCATTCTTTTAAAGGACAATTATCAGCAAATACTGTTGAAGAATTTTGTCAAACATTCCAATTATCAACAATTGAACTAGCATTAAACTGTTTATCTATCGCAAGTTGCTATGGCCTAACACCAATTTCAAACTTTAATGTGGGGGCTGTTGCAATTGGAAAATCAGGAACATTTTATTTTGGAGCAAATCAAGAATATAACAGTGTAGCCATTGCACAAACCGTTCACGCTGAACAAAGTGCAATTAGCCATGCTTGGCACGCTGATGAAGAATCCATAACGGATATTGTTGTAAATTACACCCCTTGTGGACATTGTCGTCAATTTTTAAATGAGCTCAATGTATCCTCAAACTTAAAAGTCCACCTTCCTCATTCTCAAAATAATTTATTACATTCCTATTTACCTGATTCATTCGGTCCAAAAGATCTTAATATTTCAAAATTATTATTTGATGAACAAGATCATAAATTTACACTAAATCGTAATGACAATGTTGCTCAATCAGCATTACAAGCCTTAAATAAATCTCACGCACCTTATAGTCAGGCTTTCTGTGGTGTGGCTTTATCATTAGATAATGGCGAAGTTATTACAGGACGCTATGTAGAAAATGCCGCATTCAATCCTAGCTTCCCCCCATTACAGAGTGCATTAAACTATCGACGTTTAAATAGTTTAAGTGAAGTAAAAATCAATAGAATTGTGATGGTAGAGAAAGAAGCTGGTCTAAGCCATAAGCAAGTAACAGAAAGTCTTGCAAAAGCCTATTTAGATATTGATATAGAATATATTAAAATTTGA
- a CDS encoding OmpA family protein, which yields MKKTLVTIAIATTLAGCQLTPQQETALGALGGAVAGGVIGHQFNHKNGRYVGAVLGALAGGGITYYMTQQQQDLEKVLEKSGISVTRINDSTIKLNIPSDITFAVNKAQLSQGAMNSLSAVANVLNKYKATAIHVLGFTDSTGSDSYNLTLSQKRAESAANFLASRGVVAGRIVATGYGESHTIANNDTEQGRAMNRRAEIYIRAIEKGNEQSAYSPIY from the coding sequence ATGAAGAAAACATTAGTCACTATTGCTATCGCAACTACATTAGCAGGGTGCCAATTAACCCCACAACAAGAAACTGCTCTCGGTGCTTTGGGTGGAGCTGTTGCTGGTGGTGTTATTGGTCATCAATTTAATCATAAAAATGGTCGCTACGTTGGTGCGGTTCTTGGGGCGTTAGCTGGTGGCGGTATTACTTATTATATGACTCAGCAACAACAGGATTTAGAAAAAGTATTGGAAAAATCAGGCATTTCTGTTACTCGTATTAATGATTCAACAATCAAGCTAAATATTCCAAGCGATATTACTTTTGCTGTAAATAAAGCTCAATTAAGTCAAGGAGCTATGAATTCTTTAAGTGCGGTAGCGAATGTACTTAATAAATATAAAGCAACAGCTATTCACGTTTTAGGCTTTACTGATAGCACAGGAAGCGATAGCTATAATTTAACACTTTCTCAAAAGCGTGCTGAATCAGCAGCTAATTTCCTTGCTTCTCGTGGTGTCGTTGCTGGGCGTATTGTTGCAACAGGTTATGGCGAAAGTCACACCATTGCTAATAATGATACAGAGCAAGGTCGTGCGATGAATCGTCGTGCAGAAATTTATATTCGTGCAATTGAAAAAGGTAATGAGCAGAGTGCTTATAGCCCAATTTATTGA
- the aroE gene encoding shikimate dehydrogenase, which yields MNRYAVWGNPIKHSLSPVIHQHFAKQTNKQIEYVAQQGDNTLFKQQISQFFELGAKGANITAPFKEVAFQLADEHSEYCLLAEACNTLKKLSDGRLYADNTDGMGLIFDLKRLGWLSKNQKVLILGAGGATQGVLYPLLKVQQKITIYNRTFSKAVKLSEKFAKYGNIGVNSFDELQTNSFDLIINATSAGLQGQCIVLPENLFQKNTKIYDMQYAPNMNTAFLNYAKKNKEQNIQDGLGMLVAQAGYSFYIWEQIQPEIELVLQEIRRKIDKKI from the coding sequence ATGAATCGTTATGCTGTTTGGGGGAATCCTATTAAACATAGTCTATCCCCAGTTATTCATCAACATTTTGCCAAACAAACAAATAAACAAATCGAATATGTTGCTCAACAAGGGGATAACACCTTATTTAAACAACAGATCTCACAATTTTTTGAATTAGGGGCAAAGGGAGCAAATATAACAGCACCCTTTAAGGAAGTAGCCTTTCAGCTTGCTGATGAGCATAGTGAATATTGTTTATTAGCAGAAGCTTGTAATACCTTGAAAAAGTTATCAGATGGGCGATTATATGCAGATAATACCGATGGAATGGGGCTTATTTTTGACTTGAAGCGATTAGGTTGGTTATCAAAAAATCAAAAGGTTCTTATCTTAGGGGCTGGCGGAGCAACACAAGGTGTTTTGTATCCTCTGTTAAAAGTACAACAGAAGATAACTATTTATAATCGAACTTTTAGTAAAGCGGTTAAATTATCAGAGAAATTTGCAAAATATGGCAATATTGGCGTGAACTCTTTTGATGAACTACAAACCAACTCTTTTGATTTGATTATCAATGCAACTTCTGCTGGCTTACAAGGGCAATGTATTGTATTACCAGAAAATCTTTTTCAAAAAAATACAAAAATTTATGATATGCAGTATGCACCCAATATGAATACCGCCTTTCTTAACTATGCGAAGAAAAATAAAGAACAAAATATTCAAGATGGATTAGGAATGTTAGTGGCTCAGGCAGGATATTCTTTTTATATTTGGGAACAAATACAGCCAGAAATAGAACTAGTTCTACAAGAAATCAGAAGAAAAATAGATAAGAAAATATAA
- a CDS encoding Sua5/YciO/YrdC/YwlC family protein has translation MYSLEQVVEQFFQNNVIAYPTEAVFGLGCNPNSEEAVNRLLALKKRPKEKGLILIASEPKFLLSYIDTERLTEAEWQRFNTIQEQAITWIMPAKSSVPDYLTGQFDTIAVRLCKLFAISQLCTATQSAITSTSANLSGMPPCRTSDEVQQQFGISFPILNMPTANKANPSEIRDIFTQKIFREG, from the coding sequence ATGTATTCTTTGGAACAAGTCGTTGAACAATTTTTTCAAAATAACGTCATTGCTTATCCAACAGAAGCTGTTTTTGGCTTAGGTTGTAATCCGAATAGTGAAGAAGCTGTAAATAGATTACTCGCATTAAAAAAACGCCCGAAGGAAAAAGGGCTTATTCTGATTGCATCAGAGCCAAAGTTTCTATTGTCTTATATTGATACCGAAAGATTAACAGAGGCTGAATGGCAACGATTTAATACAATTCAAGAGCAGGCGATTACTTGGATAATGCCCGCAAAATCAAGTGTTCCTGATTATTTAACAGGACAATTTGATACTATAGCGGTCAGATTATGTAAACTTTTTGCAATTTCTCAGCTTTGCACTGCAACACAAAGTGCTATTACATCAACGAGTGCTAATTTATCTGGAATGCCACCGTGTCGTACATCTGATGAAGTTCAACAACAATTTGGTATATCTTTTCCTATTCTTAATATGCCAACAGCAAACAAAGCAAATCCGTCCGAAATTAGAGATATTTTCACTCAGAAAATTTTTAGAGAAGGATAA
- a CDS encoding DNA topoisomerase family protein, which yields MSIFQSKKHAENCPECGASLQMKRSKQGLFLGCSAYPSCDYLKPLHNATHIIKNLDEHCPECHNPLQLKQGNYGMFIGCSNYPDCDFTVHDETEEIECFCPQCDENKLVARQGRSGKTFYGCAGYPQCRFTLFSKPIQKECPLCHSHIVTAKKVRGKKVYTCIMPSCQHSFIEEE from the coding sequence ATGAGTATTTTTCAATCTAAAAAACACGCTGAAAATTGCCCTGAATGTGGTGCTTCTTTACAAATGAAGCGAAGCAAACAGGGATTATTTTTAGGCTGTTCAGCCTATCCAAGTTGTGACTATTTAAAACCGCTACACAATGCAACACATATAATTAAAAATCTTGATGAACACTGTCCAGAATGTCATAACCCATTACAGTTAAAGCAAGGGAATTATGGTATGTTCATAGGGTGTAGCAACTATCCCGATTGTGATTTTACTGTACATGATGAAACCGAAGAAATAGAGTGTTTCTGTCCACAATGCGATGAGAATAAATTAGTTGCTAGGCAAGGTCGCTCAGGAAAAACATTTTACGGTTGTGCTGGATATCCTCAATGTAGATTTACATTGTTTAGCAAGCCTATTCAAAAAGAATGCCCGCTTTGTCATAGTCATATTGTGACGGCAAAAAAAGTAAGAGGAAAAAAAGTCTATACTTGTATAATGCCATCTTGCCAACATTCATTTATAGAGGAAGAATAA